aatgtttgaagtgttaattacaagttttactagatgaatttcaatgaaaaatgttgaaaaagggctaaattgtgaaagatggtaaagtgtgcataaagttgtgattttgtgaaattgaggcccgttatgagcatgaaatatgatttagtgaagtttgaaatttaagaatttagagaattttatttttacgagcttagggacaaaagtggaatttttgaaaagttatggggaaaaatgtaaatgtgtcaaaatgttgtgtatgaattgtatttgaatggaatattgataaaatgtattaaattgtgttaatatagatcaagaaataagaaatagtgcaagtgatcagggaaaagagaaagttatcgactaaattacaaaaatagtcgttttgcatccgaggtaagttatatgtaaataatagttatatttgtataaattgtgaattatatttgatatgtgaattaatattgaatgtggaaggaaagttgttcatgaattattcaagtgataaagtgttgaaaataaagtgttaagtgtaaattcccggttgaacttaggaatagaattggatacaagtgacatgtcactagagaccagtgttacagtgttacagtgagtcccgggtgctgggtgatctagcatgtgttgcagacacctgacagcttgtgtgagcagacccgtggacatttccagtgttattgatcagtggtagcttcggctacatttcagtggtagctttggctacatccagtggtagcttcggctacatatcagtggtagcttcggctacatatcagtgtggcacttatgtgctaaatctctacgtatccgtgtatattccaagtgttcaacgggattaataatgaattaaagtgaatatgaaatgttaagtgtgaaaatgtatatgcaagtgaattggtaagattgtgtatgtgtaagtgattgaaattgctaagaaatgttttgattagttatatgttaaaagtgttaattattaattgagtaattattgtttacatgtaacttactaagctatttatagcttacacatctctttctttcctttgttttatagtgatttgaacttgatcgaatagtggaccgtcggagctcgtatcacactatcataaccatcttggtattatgtgcttttcaaaatgtttaaactatggcatgtatagagtcttaatcattttgagcatgtccaaatgatatggctaatgttagctattgaagtagttattaaagaatatgttttggagttatgtatgtttaaatggtaactaattcaaagaagcagtttctttgacagcagcagtgacgtgaatgtgaaaaatcaccataaatattagaaatggaattagagggtgaatgatatatagaattaaagcttatcaagtctatttttacatgaaataaacggtgtaggcaaaggaattttatattttgagatatttaaattttagtgagacagggtcagaatggtttttgaagtcccctgttctaactttagaaaatcattataaattgtacagaaataattataggtcataatttatatttttagattccttagtgagtctattttcaaaataaattaatggtaaccttatatgaattctgtacaattagatatttgatttttagcgccaagaggtcagatctgtcgagctatgaaacaggggatactttaatgaataaactgtactaatgtgctaagtcaaaaattctgaaaattttatggtaagtaggaatatgagtctagtttcacggaaaatttacggatttaaattttgagtttcgtaactcaagttataattaaattagtgacagttgcgcaggtggacagtgttgttatgaacagtgaatttaattttaaaagcaaatttttatgctccgaatcggtaagttaaattggatgacatctcgtactcgattccggagacggtctcgggtaaggggtgttacaccgactatccttaaaaatatattttaggtctcgtagaccttcATAAGAGATGGATTGTAGATGATTGCCTATGTATTAATGTtatgtgatatctgtgattctgaattggtctgaaatgttctgtctgtctggtaatgcctcgtaaccctaatccgatgatggttacgggttagaggtgttacaacaatattagtaagtctatcaactttatcttctaaggttgaattacttagtTGATAAACCCTTCTAGGGGGTTTAGGATCGACTCGGAACTATTGAGTATTTGTAGCCATCGTAGATATCAAGTCCATTgcttgttggggagtcatgttgaccaatgctcctCCACTGGCGGCATCCATCATATTCATCACTATGGGCTTTAAACCTTAATAAAAGTATTGGAGCAGAAACTTTTCTGTAATAcgatgttgtgggcaacttgcacataACTTCTTAAATCACTCCTAATAGTTGTAAAGAGACTTTGATTCTTTTTGCCTTATCCCAACTATCTCCCTTCTTAACTCAGTTGCACGTGATGCTAGAAAAAACATGTTGAGAAATAAGCGAGAAAGATCAACCGAAGTTGTAATAGATCCAAGGTtagataaaataaccattccctagcaGAATCCGCTAGGGAGAAAGGGAAAGCACACAATTTGATTTGATCCTCAATTACCCTCTAAGGTTTCATGTTAAGACAAATCATATGAAACTCTTTCAGATGTTTGTAGGGATTTTTGTTTTGCAACTCACGAAAAGTTGGCAGTAACTAGATTAAACCTGACTTCagttcaaaatcagtatccatagtaggatacgcgatgcaCAATGGCAGTTGTTCTGCTGGAGCTTCGATCAGTTGCCGAATCGTTTGAGCCATTATTTGATGTGCTAGATTCgtgttttcgttaaccctagattTAACTTCGTCGTCGACTTTGATTTCTGGTGGTGGGTTACTCTGAGTCCCAACCACTCCTAACTGCTTTTTCGTAACTTTGTATCCTTGTGGTTAGCTCTCACAGTCTTCTCTATTTCTAAATCAAATGCAAGAATACttggagcagatctggtcataagaaacaaagaaacaagattagtacgttaccaatccccgacaacggcgccaaaatttgatgcggtcgttgagagcactaaaaatatcctatccctataaaataatgaaaaagaatagtataagggaagtagggtcaaatcctcagggattGGATTTGTACAAATGCTTGTTCCTCAAAATCTCGAACAGAATCGTGCCTAAGAAAACCTGCAtacctagaaaaaaataaaaaaaaaataaaattaaaagttttgattgaattcaaattacaaaaattaaaattaaaatagtatagATAAATAGAGTTGAGGAAAAAGAGTTCTTATggagagattccagcctccggttgccTCGATCCGGTTGCCTCGATCTGCCTTGGATTCAATCAtcggcttttaggtgatccttctcaaatagaataagccagttatagtggaaaaagatgcctacgaccaccagctccaagattTTAGACTTATGATTtagaggaacctgactctagccaacaatcgcttttgtgggacaatcttatgctagatcatcacttctcaatagCGAATGCCAAGCCATTTTGTCTTTTAGGCTCGCTAACTTTTAatgcagtaagctaacgaaccaaCTGTGCAATCTTCCCAATACAAAGCGATCATTCATTGCACAAGTTTAAAAAATCACCtttttaagggacatggacggaaacGTCAGTCCTGTAATGCGGAGAAAagatgaatactcgttgagaaggctaagcacGAATTCTAAGCTTCATAAACCCATTTGGGAAATttcgacaacctttggctagataagTTTAGTGGCTtatgatttttggggaaaaagaaataaatgtaatgtaaatagaatttttattgaataatatgaATTGAGATAtggagtgtttacagaaaagatgaatgaaatttgtgtcactccatcctctatttatagtactaggaaacctagtctattcctaattaaattctaaaagataaatacaaataattaaagataattaaagataaataaggataaataaagataagagctaaaattaaatttaaataataatccttaataattatcctaatataattggaatttaaatagagtcttgtgctataaaatttcttttttgcacttttgccccaaatcttcCACAATTTGTATTTTCAGCACCACCTCTTGCATGCTGGCCCATTTTATCCTTAAATTTATGCTTTTAGCCCTCAAATTTctttttgccttcaatttagtccctataagataaaaagtcataaatagctcaaatgaATAAGATCAcactcaaaataaacatataattaaaacataaaaatatgtaattctagagtattatcagtGAAACTCAGCATATATCTTTGTTGGATATTCCATTTGAGCAATGTGCATTAATTATCATTTTGACATTTGGGTGGATGAAACGAAGtaaaaaaatctatatattttaaactaGGTGGAAATTGCTaatctttaatttctcatatgaaaAAAAATCCAATTCAGTGTTGATGGAAATGAACATTCCATGCAAACAACACATTAAGATTAGGTGCCATAACATCTTCATCTCAATGTATATCCCTACCAGCAGCATAGATCCACAAATCTTGCTTTAAACTTGGTTATGACTGCCACAAATCTCTACTAGTTGATCACCATTGTTGCAGTGATGCAGCATGGGCGGTCAAAAATATTGCATTTTTATTCAGTTTGACTTTGTCTGCAAGTGATAAAATATATTTCTTCTGCTGGACATTGCAGATTTCTAGGGATATTCtgacaattaaaaatataaaaattctacAACACTGAAACAAGTTCAAGGGATCGATTCTCAGCACCATCAGGTAATGAAAAATTTTCAGATATATTATGATGATTAGTATTTGTTATTGTGAGGACGGCGAAGGGTATCAGCAACTTGAATCAGGCACATGCAATGTCCATGTTCACTGCTTTCTTACTCTTCTTCATCATAGTCTTTACATCCAAGTCAACCtctgttaataaattatatataatgatGTTTACTCTGGTTAATGGATGCATGATTAGTTGACTTTTTCAGAAAAATCAAAATGGGGTTTTGAGTTTGACTATCAATATCCAGGCAggaatactatatatatatatcaacacaCACAGCTTCATCAGCTATAATTTCTTTGCTTCTCAGTCTATTTTCTTCACACACACACCCTCCCCCTTCCCCAAAAGGAAAATGGCTTTGGAGATGAATAGTTTCCTTTCTTGGATTTTGTTTTGTCTAGCAGCAATGGTCTCCACCATTTTCTTCAAACACAGGAAACGATGTTATGGTGCAAAGAGGAAACTCCCACCAGGGCAGCTTGGACTGCCATTGATAGGTGAAACAATGGAGTTCTACAAAGCTCAACGCAGTAACCGGTTGTTCGAGGAGTTCGTCGAACCCCGCGTTGCCAAGTACGGGAAAATCTTCAAAACAAGCCTCATGGGATCACCAACTGTTGTTGTAAATGGAGCCGAAGCCAACCGGTTCATATTGTCGAATGAGTTCAAGTTGGTGGTAAGCTCATGGCCTTCATCGTCAGTTCAGCTCATGGGGAAAAACTCAATCATGGAGAAACAAGGGGAACAACATCGTTTCCATCGAGGTTTAATAACCTCTTCCCTCAGCAGTACAGCGTTGGAAACTTTAGTGCCTAAAATATGCATGGCAGTTCAATTACACCTTCAAGAATACTGGCAGGGAAAGGATAGAGTTAGGCTTTATTGTTCAACCAAACTTTTGACATTCACCATGGTGTTCGAATGCTTGCTAGGAATCAATGTGGAGCCACAAATGTTGGACACTTTCGAGAGGGTTTTGGAAGGTGCTTTTGCTCCACCACTCAACTTCCCTGGTTCTAAATTTTCAAGAGCCAAGAAAGCAAGGGCGGAGATTGTAAAGATATTGGAGAAAGTAGTGGgcgaaaagagaaaagaaatggaaaattGCAGCATGGTTGGAGAGGAAAATGGATGTATGCTACTCTCAAGATTGGTGGGTGCAATGATTCGAGGGGAACTCAGTGAGGAAGAGGTTATTGACAATGTAGTTTTGCTGGTGTTTGCAGCTCATGATACAACTTCCTTCGCCATTGCCATGACCTTCAAAATGTTAGCTCAGCATCCAGACTGCTACTCCAAAATCCTTCAAGGTAATAACAGTAATATCAGTATTTGGGCTTTCCTTCCTCCTTAATTCCCTGCTGATGAAACCCTCATTCGTTTTGACAGAACATGATGAAGTAAAGAAGACAAAAAAGGCAGGTGAAATGCTGACATTAGGGGACGTGAAGAAAATGGAGCGCACATGGCAAGCTGCACGAGAATGCATGAGGCTGTTCCCTCCGATCTTCGGGTCTTTTAGGAAAACAGTTGCGGACATTGAATATGAAGGATTCACCATTCCCAAAGGATGGAAGGTACGTACGTAGCGTAGCTTATATAGCTGTCGTCATAAATTTCTTTGGTTTTCTGTCGTGTTAAATGGGCGCATGCAGGTGTTATGGACAGCGTATGGAACACATTACAATGAGGAATACTTCAAAGATCCATTACGTTATGATCCCAGCAGATTCCAGGAATTCGTGCCGCCCTATGTTTATGTTCCCTTTGGAGGAGGGCCAAGAACTTGTGCTGGCTATCAGCTGGCCAAGTTGAATATATTGATCTTCCTGCATTACGTAGTCACTGCTTACCATTGGTCATTGCTCCATCCAAATGAGCCAATCATTATGGATCCTCTCCCTCTTCCATCTAAGGGAATGCCTATCAACATTTCTCCCAAGCTTATCACAAACCCAAATTGATTCCCCTTTTTTccctatttaattattttctttgtacacaaattaaatatattcttTTCTATTCTTTGTCCCTATCTGTTTCAACACCAattgttttcaaaggaaatgaaatcaaatataattctatatttttttatatgaaaagtTCACTATTTTCCattgaaatttatatatacaaGTAAAACAGGAGCTAGATATAACTTATAGGAAGAATAAATTCCAAAAGTATAAATCTCACTTTGATCAAATAGGTAAtgttaaaaataaactttaattttatataatttcatttgatttaattttcataaatagctaacatattcatttaatattgacatattacatatataaataattatatttatcttatatataaaaaattaatatatttatttctttaaatgtatacaatttaattaaaatcaaaattttatgtatatatctaaaccacaataaaaatttcatatgtcCGATTACATGTATCAAATTACaagttaaatcaaaattcatatgtgatttcaatatttataatttttatcttacCATCTACTGCAAAgcataaaatgttaaaataatatgatttttatatttgtttcaaaACTTATATAAAGCAAGaaacaaaaatataacatttctttttcattttttcccatCCACTTTTAATGTATAAGTGCCTATAGAAAATGCCAGATTgacccaaaattttataaatcctTTGCCTGGGTCTGAAGTAAACAACCCAAATCACAAAGGGAGCTCATATTCCAAACCTACCGACTGAACCAAACCAATAACTTGACCCTTGAACAAACCTACTTCAATATACCcatgtatacatacataaataCACTTGGGTAACAGCTGCTGAAGGAGAATGAATATAAAACGAGTTGCAAATGTTACGCAGCCTAAGCCTATACACTTACTCAGGTAACTGCTGCTAAAGGGCAACAAAATCCCCGACAAAATGCACCTGTCGGGTAATAGCAACAACACAGTACATTTTTAGAGGGAACTATAACATACAATATAACAGTTAATGTGTTATGATGTACTAAATGAAAGAATTAATGAATTCAGATGGTTGGCAAAAGCAAATAATCACGACTAAAAAATTTGTCATCAGCTACATAAACAATTACTTCCACTTATATCCAATCCACAACATTCTTACAGGGGATGTGGATCTTTCACACACTGTGTGGCATCTGATAATAATTTATGACTAACTGGCTTCAGACCCCTTCTAAACCACCAATTTACAAGGGTCAGTTCTAGTTTCCGCACCTGCAAACATTTAGTCATTACAGTTCATCAAGCATTTGAAAGTAATATCAGATATTATACATACTATAAAACAATACCAAAGCAGAGATGAAAAGGGTAATAAACAAGCAAAAACAGAAAAGACAATTGCAGATCATCTTTTCACCAAGGTCTTAtctatgttatatattatttcatCTTTGACTGCACTGTACGTGTATTTTCCATTTAGAACACTAGCAAATTCaggggaagaagaaaagaaaaacagagaCTTGGCTTTtattattaaaagattaaaacAGCACATCAATAGTCATATGCTTCACACTAGAAAATTTTAGCACATTATTTCATATATGGAACCCAAAATATTTCATGTTTGACATTAGAAAGAAGGAAACGTTCAAGAGAGtctaaaacaaacaaatagcTCATAGTAGTTTCATTGCATCCAATCTTTCTAGAGGCGCTCTAGCAGTTAGCTTCCCAAACCCATCCTCCTGACGTGAAAAGCCTTTCCAACAATGCCTCatgattgtaattaattaaaaatggtaAGAGGAcgattaaaaaattttccatgttCAGTATATTTGTCTATCGAAATAACCACCTTGAAAACAAGTGGTCTATCTACCAGTGAATAATTGTTGCTAGATAGAGGAAGTTTGTTGGACATCCATAATAgataaaatccataaaaatatgAGCAAACTAACTCAAGCCTCATGCAACAAAAAATATTGGGGAATGAATTTTTTCCACACAGATTTTTTCCTAATGTAGTGCTGGCAATGGAATCCAATATCAAGGAAGGCCAGAAGAAACATTTCACTTTAATGCAAGATGCAAGTTAGTAACAACTGGAAGAGATTAAATAGTTCCATCAAAGAAAGGAAAACCAAGATCTAGGTGATCAACAAAACATTATATCGAGGAACAAAAAATTCACCACTACAATTCTCATCATTATATACCTAGACATAAGAAGACTTATTTTGAGAGTTGAAGATTTCATCAAGAGTCACAGATTGAATTGTTGCAGAACCCTAAAAGACTTAACTAGAAAAAGCTTAGGTTAGAAGACAGTCTCTAGCAGTCAAACCGAGAACACAGAATAGAAAATAGCAAGTAAATGGATGTCTGGTCTACAAGAACAATAGAGAAAAGTTCCAATATCTTAGGAACAActaaagtttaatttccgagatTAGCCTTCGGCAGCAAGTCACCCTCATAATAAGAGAACAAAGGTACTTTCCCAGGGATTGACTCAATCTTATCTTTTCAGATTGTTCAACAAGATTCTTTAGagcacaaaaaattaaaattaaatggaaGTAATCTGAAGGAAGGAAAGGAAAGGATAACCAACCTGCCTAACAATGAATGGCTCCTCAACAACACTTAAAGGTTCAGTCAATATAGTCAAAAATCCATTTCGGTTTCCATAAACAACATCTGTAAAGGGCCGATCACCCACCTGCCATAAACATGAATTATGTCAGCAACATAATCCATAAACAAGACAAAATCAACCACCTAGTTTGTTCTATCACCCTTTACATACCATGATAAGTTGTGACGACTTATATCCAAAGTGTTTCTCAATTTCTTCAGCTGTTCCAGCTGGTTTCTTCACCTCTACAAAGACATGTCAGATGGAGGCCCTAATCAATTCTAGATAAACTAAACATTGTTGACATAAAGTA
The sequence above is drawn from the Gossypium hirsutum isolate 1008001.06 chromosome A05, Gossypium_hirsutum_v2.1, whole genome shotgun sequence genome and encodes:
- the LOC107961445 gene encoding taxane 13-alpha-hydroxylase codes for the protein MALEMNSFLSWILFCLAAMVSTIFFKHRKRCYGAKRKLPPGQLGLPLIGETMEFYKAQRSNRLFEEFVEPRVAKYGKIFKTSLMGSPTVVVNGAEANRFILSNEFKLVVSSWPSSSVQLMGKNSIMEKQGEQHRFHRGLITSSLSSTALETLVPKICMAVQLHLQEYWQGKDRVRLYCSTKLLTFTMVFECLLGINVEPQMLDTFERVLEGAFAPPLNFPGSKFSRAKKARAEIVKILEKVVGEKRKEMENCSMVGEENGCMLLSRLVGAMIRGELSEEEVIDNVVLLVFAAHDTTSFAIAMTFKMLAQHPDCYSKILQEHDEVKKTKKAGEMLTLGDVKKMERTWQAARECMRLFPPIFGSFRKTVADIEYEGFTIPKGWKVLWTAYGTHYNEEYFKDPLRYDPSRFQEFVPPYVYVPFGGGPRTCAGYQLAKLNILIFLHYVVTAYHWSLLHPNEPIIMDPLPLPSKGMPINISPKLITNPN